The following are from one region of the Bos mutus isolate GX-2022 chromosome 18, NWIPB_WYAK_1.1, whole genome shotgun sequence genome:
- the TCEAL8 gene encoding LOW QUALITY PROTEIN: transcription elongation factor A protein-like 8 (The sequence of the model RefSeq protein was modified relative to this genomic sequence to represent the inferred CDS: substituted 1 base at 1 genomic stop codon), which produces MQKSCEENKGKPQNMPQAEEDRPLEAVLQETERNPQPSEEGLSQEAEGNLRGGLTQPGXRYKEDAPIKHLDPEEMTRGTDELERLREEIRRRISMFVMMHWKQRHSRSRPYPMWFRP; this is translated from the coding sequence ATGCAAAAGTCttgtgaagaaaataaaggaaaaccacAGAACATGCCACAGGCTGAGGAAGACCGCCCTTTGGAAGCTGTACtacaggagacagaaagaaatccTCAACCTTCTGAAGAAGGTTTAAGCCAGGAAGCAGAAGGAAACCTTAGAGGAGGGCTGACTCAGCCTGGTTAGAGATACAAAGAGGATGCTCCTATTAAGCATTTAGACCCTGAAGAAATGACAAGAGGAACAGATGAGTTGGAAAGGCTTAGGGAAGAGATAAGAAGAAGAATAAGCATGTTTGTGATGATGCATTGGAAGCAAAGACATTCACGCAGCCGTCCTTATCCCATGTGGTTTAGGCCTTGA